A genome region from Brassica oleracea var. oleracea cultivar TO1000 chromosome C2, BOL, whole genome shotgun sequence includes the following:
- the LOC106327566 gene encoding calcium-dependent protein kinase 8 — protein sequence MGNCCASPGSDTKTKASRPNTKSNPFYSEAYTTTNRSGTGFKLSVLKDPTGHDISLMYDLGREVGRGEFGITYLCTDIKTGEKYACKSISKKKLRTAVDIEDVRREVEIMKHMPKHPNIVTLKDAFEDDDAVHIVMELCEGGELFDRIVARGHYTERAAAAVMKTILEVVQICHKNGVMHRDLKPENFLFANKKENSPLKAIDFGLSVFFKPGEGFNEIVGSPYYMAPEVLRRHYGPEVDIWSAGVILYILLCGVPPFWAETEQGVAQAIIRSVIDFKRDPWPRVSDTAKDLVRRMLEPDPKKRLSAAEVLEHPWIQNAKKAPNVSLGETVKARLKQFSVMNKLKKRALRVIAEHLSVEEVAGIKEAFEMMDSKKTGKINLEELKHGLHKLGQQQIPDTDLQILMEAADVDGDGTLNYGEFVAVSVHLKKMANDEHLHKAFSFFDKNQSDYIEIEELREALNDEVDTSSEEVIAAIMQDVDTDKDGRISYEEFAAMMRAGTDWRKASRQYSRERFNSLSLKLMRDGSLQLEGET from the exons ATGGGAAACTGTTGCGCAAGCCCTGGCTCAGACACAAAGACCAAAGCTTCAAGACCAAACACCAAAAGCAACCCCTTTTACAGCGAAGCATACACCACAACAAACAGATCCGGAACCGGCTTCAAGCTCTCCGTTCTAAAAGACCCAACAGGACATGACATATCCCTCATGTACGATCTAGGCCGCGAGGTTGGTCGAGGAGAGTTCGGTATTACCTACCTGTGCACTGATATCAAAACGGGGGAGAAGTACGCGTGCAAGTCTATATCGAAGAAGAAGCTTAGAACGGCTGTGGATATAGAGGATGTTAGGAGGGAGGTTGAGATCATGAAGCATATGCCTAAGCATCCTAATATAGTGACGCTTAAGGATGCGTTTGAGGATGATGATGCGGTGCATATTGTGATGGAGTTGTGTGAAGGTGGTGAGCTGTTTGATCGGATTGTTGCTAGAGGTCATTATACTGAGCGTGCCGCTGCTGCTGTGATGAAGACTATCCTTGAAGTTGTTCAG ATATGTCATAAGAATGGGGTGATGCATAGGGATCTAAAGCCGGAGAACTTTCTATTTGCTAATAAAAAGGAGAATTCGCCACTTAAGGCCATAGATTTTGGATTATCAGTCTTCTTTAAGCCTG GTGAGGGATTCAATGAGATAGTTGGAAGTCCTTATTACATGGCCCCAGAGGTACTTAGGCGACATTATGGACCTGAGGTTGATATCTGGAGTGCTGGTGTTATCCTTTATATCTTGCTCTGTGGTGTCCCACCTTTTTGGGCTG AGACTGAGCAAGGAGTGGCTCAGGCGATTATTAGATCAGTCATCGACTTCAAGAGGGATCCATGGCCAAGAGTCTCTGACACTGCCAAAGACCTTGTGAGAAGGATGCTCGAACCTGACCCCAAAAAACGCCTTTCTGCTGCAGAAGTACTCG AACATCCTTGGATACAAAATGCTAAGAAGGCACCAAATGTTTCGCTCGGTGAGACGGTGAAAGCAAGGCTCAAACAGTTTTCTGTTATGAACAAGCTCAAGAAACGAGCTCTACGG GTGATAGCCGAACACTTGTCAGTGGAGGAAGTAGCTGGCATTAAGGAAGCTTTTGAGATGATGGACAGTAAAAAGACGGGGAAGATTAACCTCGAGGAGCTTAAACATGGACTTCATAAACTCGGACAGCAGCAGATACCTGATACTGATCTACAGATTTTGATGGAAGCT GCTGATGTAGATGGGGACGGGACTTTAAACTATGGCGAGTTTGTGGCCGTCTCTGTGCATCTTAAGAAGATGGCGAACGACGAACACTTGCATAAGGCGTTTAGCTTTTTTGATAAGAACCAGAGCGATTACATAGAGATCGAGGAGCTGCGGGAGGCGTTAAATGATGAGGTAGATACTAGCAGTGAGGAGGTTATTGCAGCCATCATGCAAGATGTTGACACCGACAAG GATGGAAGAATAAGCTACGAAGAGTTTGCAGCGATGATGAGAGCTGGGACGGATTGGAGGAAAGC
- the LOC106324680 gene encoding translation initiation factor eIF-2B subunit gamma, with protein sequence MDFQVVILAGGFSSNLQPLVSKEVPKALLPVANRPVLSYVLDLLESSNLKDLIVVVEGEDAALKVGGWISSACVDRLHVEVAAVAENVGTAGALRAIAHHLTAKDILIVSGDIVSDVSPGAVAATHRRHDASVTSMLCAEPVSGPSESGVAGGKDKTKKPACYDIIGLDSSKQFLLHIATAAEIKKDTRIKKSILCAAGKMEIRSDLMDSHIYAFKRSVLQKVLDQKPTFRSLKQDVLPYLVRTQLRSEVFPDEKTVEDNGKNNMQNNEVVLSHILSNASLPSFHQVYESGLNSRKTYKCCVYIADESKYCVRLNSIQAFMDVNRDVIGDANHLSGYTFSSHHNIVHPSAELGSKTTVGPHCMLGEGSQVGDKCSVKRSVIGRHCRIGSNVKVVNSVVMDHATIGDGCSIQGSVICSNAQLQERVALRDCQVEAGYVVYAGGEHKGETFARK encoded by the exons ATGGATTTTCAGGTTGTGATTCTCGCCGGCGGCTTCTCCAGTAATCTTCAGCCCTTAGTCTCCAAG GAAGTCCCTAAGGCGCTTCTCCCCGTGGCGAATCGTCCGGTGTTATCTTACGTTCTGGATCTGCTCGAGAGTAGTAATCTCAAGGATCTGATCGTC GTTGTTGAAGGAGAAGATGCTGCTCTGAAAGTCGGTGGATGGATATCTTCTGCCTGCGTTGATCGTTTACATGTTGAG GTTGCTGCTGTTGCTGAGAATGTTGGAACTGCTGGAGCCCTCAGGGCGATTGCACACCACTTGACTGCCAAAGACATTCTG ATTGTAAGTGGAGACATTGTTTCTGATGTTTCTCCTGGTGCTGTCGCCGCCACTCATAGAAGACACGATGCATCAGTTACTTCAATGCTTTGTGCTGAGCCAGTCAGTGGACCATCAGAATCCGGGGTTGCTGGCGGGAAAGATAAAACCAAGAAACCTGCTTGCTATGATATCATAGGGCTTGATTCCTCGAAACAATTCTTGTTACACATAGCAACAG CGGCTGAGATTAAGAAAGATACCCGAATTAAAAAGAGCATTCTCTGTGCGGCTGGCAAG ATGGAAATTCGATCAGATCTCATGGACTCTCATATATATGCCTTCAAGAG ATCAGTCCTGCAGAAAGTTTTGGATCAAAAACCTACTTTCCGGAGCCTAAAACAGGATGTACTCCCATATCTTGTTCGTACACAGCTG AGATCAGAGGTCTTCCCTGACGAAAAAACTGTAGAAGACAATGGAAAGAATAATATGCAGAACAACGAGGTGGTTTTGTCTCATATTCTCTCCAACGCATCTTTGCCAAGCTTTCATCAAGTTTATGAATCAGGCCTGAACAGCCGAAAGACCTATAAATGCTGTGTTTATATAGCGGATGAAAGTAAGTATTGCGTCCGGTTAAATAGCATTCAAGCCTTCATGGATGTAAACAGAGAT GTTATTGGTGACGCAAACCACCTATCCGGATACACATTTTCATCTCATCACAACATTGTCCACCCATCAGCTGAGCTTGGATCAAAAACCACA GTTGGCCCTCATTGTATGCTTGGAGAAGGCTCTCAAGTCGGTGATAAATGCAGTGTCAAAAGATCCGTAATTGGGAGACATTGCCGGATAGGCTCCAATGTGAAG GTGGTTAATTCAGTTGTGATGGACCATGCCACAATAGGAGACGGATGCTCAATACAAGGCTCAGTGATTTGCAGCAATGCGCAGCTTCAAGAGCGTGTTGCTCTAAGAGACTGCCAA GTGGAAGCAGGCTATGTAGTTTATGCCGGGGGTGAGCATAAGGGAGAGACCTTCGCCAGAAAATGA
- the LOC106325790 gene encoding dr1-associated corepressor, with product MKKKLQTRFPATRIKKIMQTDEDVGKIAMAVPLLVSKALELFLQDLCNHTYDVTLSRGAKTLNSVHLKRCVHAFNVFDFLRDIVSKVPDLGGSEGEDRPATKRRKLVDESISNDKDMKTTDMVTSQTDFAKHSGGGRGRGQGGGRMGTDQSLKFEDDSPEGSKSPSPENWSLSHEAATWKKAASHKNNHRNTELKVRDFDLNVELDENGEFATSPERGLEGRPGWPLFGINDMKIDSDHQREVSAEEEDYDEESIDQD from the exons ATGAAGAAGAAGCTCCAAACTCGTTTTCCAGCG ACAAGGATTAAGAAAATTATGCAAACTGATGAGGATGTCGGGAAAATAGCAATGGCTGTACCACTTCTTGTCT CTAAAGCGTTGGAGCTGTTTTTACAAGACTTGTGTAATCACACATATGATGTAACTCTCAGCAGAGGCGCAAAAACACTCAACTCTGTTCATTT GAAGCGGTGTGTGCACGCGTTTAATGTCTTTGATTTTCTAAGAGACATTGTCAGTAAAGTTCCTGATCTAGGTGGCTCAGAAGGTGAAGACCGACCAGCTACCAAAAGAAG GAAACTTGTTGATGAAAGTATTAGCAACGATAAAGATATGAAGACAACTGACATGGTAACTAGCCAGACTGATTTTGCCAAACATAGTGGCGGTGGCAGAGGACGTGGACAGGGTGGTGGAAGAATGGGAACTGACCAGTCTCTGAAGTTTGAAGATGATTCACCCGAAGGTAGCAAGAGTCCATCTCCTGAAAACTGGAGCCTTTCTCATGAGGCTGCAACTTGGAAGAAAGCTGCCTCACACAAGAACAATCACAGAAACACAGAGTTGAAAGTGAGGGACTTTGATCTAAATGTAGAACTAGATGAGAACGGAGAGTTTGCTACATCCCCGGAAAGAGGTCTAGAGGGAAGACCAGGTTGGCCGCTGTTTGGGATCAATGATATGAAAATAGATAGTGATCATCAACGAGAGGTTAGTGCTGAGGAGGAAGATTATGATGAAGAAAGCATAGATCAAGACTGA
- the LOC106327668 gene encoding tyrosine-specific transport protein: MSVSLSNTCLPLRTDSVPLKPLVLNGVVHFHLQRSSHVSSYRFGFNSNPFSRTHTPRFFKCLSPRLSDKRRETQVTTEEEEEEVVEFQRLFSNLNRSTLKRESGSLSSAIFLVAGTTVGAGILAIPAVTQESGFLASAVACILCWAFMVVTGLLVAEVNVNTMSELGSGGVSLVSMAKRTLGSFGVQVASWSYILIHYTLLVAYIARSSGILTNFLGIPIWESATLFTLVLGGICFFGSQRFIGATNGVLVFGLIASFAALVAVASGDLHWEALLKANFEAVPMSIPIIALSFVYQNVVPVLCTDLEGDLPKVRTAIVLGTAIPLGLFLVWNAVILGSFPDTGVAAEKMIDPLQQLRSTSVTVGPFVEAFSLIAIATSYIGFVLGLIDFLSDLLKLQTRQNKPFLYLLTLVPPLVLSLLDPEIFFKALDFAGTYGVLVLFGILPAAMSWSDRYVVSSSTATQLVPGGKVMLSVVMGAAGYVIVSEIVENFSQYLNVS, translated from the exons ATGTCTGTTTCTCTGAGTAACACTTGTCTTCCACTACGCACAGATTCAGTTCCACTGAAACCTCTAGTTCTCAATGGAGTTGTCCATTTTCATTTACAAAGATCATCTCATGTTTCCTCATACCGTTTCGGTTTCAACTCAAACCCATTCTCTAGAACTCATACCCCAAGATTCTTCAAGTGTTTATCTCCGAGACTGTCTGATAAACGCAGAGAAACACAAGTAACTACTGAAGAAGAGGAAGAAGAGGTTGTCGAGTTTCAGAGGCTATTCTCTAACCTTAACCGGTCAACACTGAAGCGAGAGTCCG GAAGCTTGTCCAGTGCTATTTTCTTGGTAGCTGGCACTACA GTAGGTGCAGGGATACTAGCTATTCCAGCTGTCACACAAGAATCAGGTTTCTTGGCCTCTGCAGTCGCTTGCATTCTCTGTTGGGCGTTCATG GTTGTCACAGGTTTGCTTGTTGCTGAAGTGAATGTCAACACCATGTCTGAGCTAGGCTCTGGAGGCGTATCTCTC GTCTCAATGGCGAAGAGGACTCTTGGATCTTTTGGAGTTCAAGTTGCATC TTGGTCTTACATTCTCATACATTACACCCTCCTCGTGGCCTACATTGCTCGGTCTTCAGGCATCCTTACAAACTTCCTCGGCATTCCAAT ATGGGAGAGTGCAACTCTGTTCACACTGGTTCTTGGAGGCATTTGCTTCTTTGGAAG CCAGAGATTCATCGGTGCAACCAATGGAGTTCTGGTGTTTGGACTAATTGCATCTTTTGCAGCACTAGTG GCAGTAGCGAGTGGAGACTTGCACTGGGAAGCTCTTCTCAAGGCCAACTTTGAAGCTGTTCCCATGAGTATACCCATCATTGCCCTCTCGTTTGTTTACCAG AATGTGGTGCCGGTTCTCTGCACAGATCTTGAAGGTGACTTGCCGAAAGTAAG AACGGCTATTGTTCTTGGCACAGCCATACCACTTGGCTTGTTTCTTGTGTGGAACGCTGTGATTCTTGGATCGTTTCCAGATACTGGTGTGGCAGCTGAGAAGATGATCGATCCTCTGCAGCAGTTGAGATCAACCAGTGTCACCGTTGGT CCTTTTGTGGAAGCTTTCTCTCTTATTGCAATAGCAACATCTTACATAGGATTTGTCTTAGGCCTCATTGACTTCTTATCTGATT TACTGAAGCTTCAGACCAGACAGAACAAGCCTTTTCTTTACCTTCTTACACTGGTTCCACCTCTTGTCCTCTCCCTACTGGACCCAGAGATTTTCTTCAAAGCTTTAGATTTTGCTGGGACATATGGAG TTCTGGTACTGTTCGGTATCCTACCAGCTGCTATGTCTTGGTCAGATAGGTACGTGGTCTCATCATCAACAGCGACGCAACTTGTACCAGGTGGAAAAGTCATGCTTTCTGTTGTCATGGGAGCTGCAGGATACGTGATTGTTTCAGAAATTGTAGAGAATTTTTCACAGTACTTGAATGTTTCATAA
- the LOC106327669 gene encoding elongation factor 1-beta 2, translated as MAITFSDLHTEEGVKSVEEHLAGKTYISGDQLSVDDVKVYAAVSEKPSDAFPNASRWYDCVASHLAKSFPGKAVGVSIGGSAASAPAQAEAPAAAADDDDDMDLFGDETEEEKKAAEEREAAKKDTKKPKESGKSSVLMEVKPWDDETDMKKLEECVRAVAMPGLLWGASKLVPVGYGIKKLTIMLTIVDDLVSPDNLIEDYLTCEPNNEYIQSVDIVAFNKI; from the exons ATGGCGATTACCTTCTCAGATCTACACACAGAAGAGGGTGTCAAATCCGTGGAGGAGCACCTCGCCGGAAAAACCTACATCTCCGG AGATCAGTTGTCTGTGGATGATGTGAAGGTATACGCTGCCGTTTCGGAGAAACCTAGCGATGCTTTCCCCAATGCTAGCAGGTGGTACGATTGCGTCGCTTCTCATCTAGCTAAAAG TTTCCCTGGAAAAGCCGTTGGAGTGAGTATTGGCGGCTCTGCTGCTTCTGCTCCTGCTCAAGCTGAG GCACCTGCAGCTGCAGCTGATGATGATGATGACATGGATCTGTTTGGTGACGAGACCGAGGAGGAAAAGAAAGCTGCTGAGGAGAGGGAGGCTGCCAAGAAGGACACCAAGAAGCCCAAAGAGA GTGGAAAGTCCTCTGTGCTCATGGAAGTTAAGCCATGGGATGACGAGACTGACATGAAGAAACTTGAGGAGTGTGTTCGCGCTGTTGCGATGCCTGGTCTTCTTTGGGGAGCCT CAAAGCTGGTTCCAGTTGGTTATGGGATCAAGAAGCTCACGATCATGCTCACGATCGTTGATGACCTCGTGTCCCCAGACAACCTCATTGAAGACTATCTCACCTGTGAACCTAACAACGAGTACATCCAGAGTGTTGACATCGTCGCATTCAACAAGATCTAG
- the LOC106327667 gene encoding mechanosensitive ion channel protein 9-like, with the protein MAERRTSNGGDVVINVPEKEGFKDSAPSPSSHVPASPNSDTVTTKLEPLTILLPEINKFSGSVHKPPKIPSPVTEGLTRRRSLSRSVYSKSNSRFGQQQSYRFDKTIVEENCGTPAEPFGSASFSKPSLHKASPSNKSNKSTSSVALSKVDEDETDEHEEIYKRVKLHQVKRRGIRPLALLELLVFVAILATLVVCLTNGSVKKHRIWGLEVWKWCVLVMVTISGMFVTNWFMHFAVFIIERNYLLRKKVLYFVHSLKKNVQVFIWFGLILVAWVFLFEDDDKRSRKAKKFLDAITWTLVSLLVGSAIFLVKTYALKVLASKFNVRNFFERIQESVFHQYVLQTLSGPPLIEEAERVGREPSTGHLSFTSTNGTVEEKKVLDMGKVHKMKQEKVSAWTMRVLIEAVGASGLSTISHTLDESSNRKKRSDKEITNEMEAVAVAYDIFNNVAQPNSSYIEEDDLLRFMIKEEVDLVLPLIECSETGKITRKAFTEWVIKVYTSRKALGHSLNDTKTAVKQVDKILTGVLSVIAFIIWLILMDIATTKFLVVFSSQFVGLAFMIGSTCKNIFESFVFVFVMHPYDVGDRCIIDGVVLLVEEIDLLTTVFLKIDNEKVFYPNATLISKPISNFYRSPDMGDSILFSIAFSTPAAKIATLKETISEYLVQNPQNWYPNFLFLVDAIENVNKLNLNLIVTHTINFQHFIEKRLRRTELVIAVKRILEELEIEYTLLPQDVHLIGHK; encoded by the exons ATGGCAGAGAGGAGAACAAGCAACGGAGGAGACGTTGTTATCAATGTTCCAGAGAAAGAAGGATTTAAAGATTCAGCACCATCACCTTCTTCACATGTACCGGCTTCACCAAACTCAGACACGGTGACAACCAAACTAGAGCCGTTAACCATTCTCCTTCCTGAAATAAACAAGTTCTCTGGTAGCGTCCATAAGCCGCCTAAGATTCCAAGTCCTGTGACTGAAGGTCTCACTCGGAGGAGATCTCTTTCGAGGTCAGTTTACTCCAAGTCCAACTCAAGGTTTGGTCAACAACAATCTTACCGTTTTGACAAGACTATAGTCGAGGAAAATTGTGGAACCCCTGCGGAACCGTTTGGTTCTGCTTCATTTTCAAAGCCTTCTCTTCACAAGGCTTCCCCTAGTAACAAATCGAATAAAAGCACTAGCTCAGTAGCACTGAGTAAGGTTGATGAGGACGAAACTGATGAACATGAAGAAATCTACAAAAGGGTTAAACTACACCAAGTGAAGCGTAGAGGAATAAGACCTCTAGCTCTTCTTGAGCTGCTAGTTTTTGTGGCTATTCTCGCCACTTTGGTTGTGTGTTTAACCAATGGTTCGGTGAAGAAGCATCGCATTTGGGGTTTGGAAGTTTGGAAATGGTGCGTTCTTGTGATGGTGACGATAAGCGGCATGTTCGTGACAAACTGGTTCATGCATTTCGCGGTGTTCATCATAGAAAGGAACTATCTCCTACGTAAAAAGGTCTTGTACTTTGTCCATAGTTTGAAGAAGAACGTTCAAGTCTTCATCTGGTTCGGTCTGATCCTGGTTGCTTGGGTGTTTTTATTCGAGGATGACGATAAACGCTCTCGCAAGGCCAAGAAGTTTCTCGACGCTATAACTTGGACTCTAGTCTCTCTTCTCGTAGGGTCAGCCATATTCTTGGTGAAGACGTATGCCTTAAAAGTTCTTGCTTCAAAGTTCAACGTAAGAAACTTCTTTGAGAGAATTCAAGAATCTGTCTTCCACCAATACGTTCTCCAGACTCTCTCGGGACCTCCGCTTATAGAAGAGGCAGAGAGAGTTGGACGTGAGCCAAGCACAGGACACCTTAGCTTCACGAGCACCAATGGAACGGTGGAAGAGAAGAAGGTGCTAGATATGGGTAAAGTTCACAAGATGAAACAAGAGAAGGTCTCGGCTTGGACAATGAGAGTTTTGATTGAAGCCGTGGGAGCTTCAGGTCTCTCAACCATATCTCATACTTTAGATGAGTCTAGCAATCGGAAGAAGAGATCTGATAAGGAGATTACTAATGAGATGGAGGCTGTGGCTGTAGCTTATGATATTTTCAACAATGTTGCGCAGCCAAACTCGAG TTACATAGAGGAAGATGACTTGCTGAGATTCATGATTAAGGAAGAGGTAGACCTTGTACTCCCATTGATAGAATGTTCCGAGACTGGAAAAATCACACGTAAAGCTTTCACAGAGTGGGTG ATTAAAGTTTACACAAGTCGAAAAGCGTTAGGACACTCACTGAACGACACAAAAACAGCGGTTAAGCAAGTGGACAAGATTTTAACTGGAGTCTTGTCCGTTATCGCATTCATCATTTGGTTGATACTTATGGATATAGCAACAACCAAGTTCTTGGTCGTCTTCTCCTCACAATTCGTGGGTCTTGCTTTCATGATTGGAAGTACTTGCAAAAATATCTTCGAATCCTTTGTGTTTGTCTTCGTCATGCACCCTTATGATGTCGGTGATCGTTGCATTATCGACGGCGTTGTA TTGTTGGTCGAAGAGATAGATCTTTTAACTACCGTGTTCCTCAAGATTGACAACGAGAAGGTGTTCTATCCAAACGCAACTTTGATATCGAAACCAATAAGCAATTTTTACAGAAGTCCAGATATGGGAGATTCAATACTATTCTCCATCGCATTCTCAACGCCGGCCGCTAAAATTGCCACTCTCAAGGAAACTATATCAGA ATATTTGGTGCAGAATCCACAAAATTGGTATCCAAATTTCCTTTTCTTGGTGGATGCGATTGAGAACGTGAACAAGCTGAACTTGAATCTGATCGTCACACACACCATCAACTTCCAACACTTCATAGAGAAGAGGCTCAGGAGAACTGAGCTGGTCATCGCGGTTAAAAGAATCCTGGAGGAGCTTGAGATCGAGTACACCTTACTTCCTCAAGATGTTCATCTCATTGGTCACAAATGA